A part of Paenarthrobacter sp. A20 genomic DNA contains:
- a CDS encoding sugar phosphate isomerase/epimerase — protein sequence MSRPYTLFTGQWADLPFEEVARLASGWGYDGLEIAVSGDHLDAWRWDEPGYVESKLAILEKYNLKVWAISNHLKGQAVCDDPIDFRHEAIVGTRVWGDGDPEGVRQRAAEEMKHTARLARALGVDTVVGFTGSSIWQYVAMFPPVPEKVIEAGYQDFADRWNPILDVFDECGVRFAHEVHPSEIAYDYWTTVRTLEAIGHREAFGLNWDPSHFMWQGIDPVSFIWDFKDRIYHVDCKDTKLRPTGRNTVMGSHLPWGDPRRGWDFVSAGRGDVPWESSFRALTAIGYNGPISVEWEDAGMDRLHGAPEALAALKKFDFPASQTSFDAAFSSKD from the coding sequence ATGTCCCGCCCGTACACCCTGTTCACCGGCCAGTGGGCCGACCTCCCCTTCGAGGAAGTCGCGCGCCTAGCCTCGGGCTGGGGCTACGACGGCCTGGAAATCGCCGTCTCCGGAGACCACCTTGACGCCTGGCGCTGGGACGAGCCCGGCTACGTCGAGTCCAAGCTCGCCATCCTGGAGAAGTACAACCTGAAGGTCTGGGCCATCTCCAACCACCTCAAAGGCCAGGCCGTCTGCGATGACCCCATCGACTTCCGCCACGAAGCCATCGTCGGCACGCGCGTCTGGGGCGACGGCGATCCCGAAGGCGTCCGCCAACGCGCTGCCGAGGAAATGAAACACACCGCACGCCTCGCCCGCGCGCTCGGGGTGGATACCGTGGTCGGGTTCACCGGTTCCTCCATCTGGCAGTACGTCGCCATGTTCCCGCCCGTCCCCGAGAAAGTCATCGAGGCCGGCTACCAGGACTTCGCCGACCGCTGGAACCCCATCCTGGACGTCTTCGACGAATGCGGGGTCCGTTTCGCCCACGAAGTCCACCCGAGTGAGATCGCCTACGACTACTGGACCACCGTCCGGACCCTCGAAGCGATCGGCCACCGCGAAGCGTTCGGCCTTAACTGGGATCCCTCCCACTTCATGTGGCAGGGCATCGACCCCGTCTCCTTCATCTGGGACTTCAAGGACCGGATCTACCACGTGGACTGCAAGGACACCAAGCTCCGCCCCACCGGCCGCAACACTGTGATGGGCTCCCATCTGCCCTGGGGCGACCCGCGCCGTGGCTGGGACTTCGTCTCCGCCGGACGCGGCGATGTGCCCTGGGAATCGTCCTTCCGCGCCCTCACCGCCATCGGCTACAACGGACCCATCTCCGTTGAGTGGGAAGACGCCGGCATGGACCGTCTCCACGGCGCACCCGAAGCCCTCGCCGCCCTGAAGAAGTTCGACTTCCCTGCCTCCCAGACCTCCTTCGACGCCGCCTTCAGCAGCAAGGACTAG
- a CDS encoding Gfo/Idh/MocA family protein gives MTTPAHPSDHPSQAHQPLGVAAIGYAFMGKAHSNAWRNVASFFDVPAFEQKVLVGRDATQVAEAAAKYGWAESATDWRSVIERDDIHIVDICAPGWMHAEIAIAALAAGKHVLVEKPLANTLGEAELMVAAAASARANGVQSMIGFNYRRVPALALARELIAEGRLGTIRHVRAAYLQDWLSDAESPMTWRLRKETAGSGALGDIASHAIDQVLFLLGDAVTEVSGRLHTFVDRRPGANGLEDVTVDDAAWATLTLASGAIASVEVSRVATGQKNSLKLEIYGDKGTILFDLEALNELGFLDATVPVREQGFRRILVNEPEHPYLDAWWPQGHIIGWEHTFTHQIRDFLTAIAAGEAPSPSFEEGLNVQHILAAVEESAAAKSSLIQLSSTATEGA, from the coding sequence ATGACCACCCCCGCCCACCCATCCGACCATCCTTCCCAGGCGCATCAACCACTCGGCGTGGCCGCCATCGGCTACGCCTTCATGGGAAAGGCCCACTCGAATGCGTGGCGGAACGTGGCCAGTTTCTTCGACGTCCCGGCCTTCGAGCAGAAAGTGCTGGTGGGCCGGGACGCCACCCAGGTGGCCGAGGCAGCAGCCAAGTATGGCTGGGCCGAGTCCGCCACCGACTGGCGCTCCGTGATTGAACGCGACGACATCCACATCGTCGATATCTGCGCGCCCGGCTGGATGCACGCCGAAATCGCCATTGCGGCATTGGCCGCCGGGAAACACGTGCTGGTGGAGAAGCCGCTGGCCAACACCCTGGGTGAGGCCGAGTTGATGGTGGCCGCAGCCGCCTCCGCGCGGGCCAACGGCGTGCAGTCCATGATCGGCTTCAACTACCGCCGTGTCCCGGCCCTGGCGCTTGCCCGGGAACTCATCGCCGAAGGACGCCTCGGCACCATCCGCCACGTCCGCGCCGCGTACTTGCAGGACTGGCTCTCGGATGCCGAGTCCCCCATGACCTGGCGCCTCCGGAAGGAAACGGCCGGTTCCGGTGCCCTGGGCGACATCGCTTCCCACGCCATCGACCAGGTCCTGTTCCTCCTGGGTGACGCGGTCACCGAGGTTTCAGGCCGCTTGCACACCTTCGTGGACCGTCGCCCCGGCGCTAATGGGCTGGAAGATGTCACGGTCGACGACGCCGCTTGGGCCACGCTGACCCTCGCCTCCGGAGCAATCGCCTCAGTAGAGGTTTCGCGGGTAGCGACGGGCCAGAAGAACTCCCTCAAACTCGAAATCTACGGCGACAAGGGCACGATCCTCTTCGACCTTGAAGCCCTCAATGAACTCGGCTTCCTGGACGCCACCGTGCCCGTCCGGGAGCAGGGTTTCCGGCGGATCCTGGTCAACGAACCCGAGCACCCCTACCTCGATGCCTGGTGGCCGCAGGGCCACATCATCGGCTGGGAACACACCTTCACCCACCAGATCCGGGACTTCCTGACTGCCATCGCGGCCGGTGAGGCTCCGTCGCCGTCGTTCGAGGAAGGCCTGAACGTCCAGCACATCCTCGCCGCCGTGGAAGAGTCCGCTGCCGCCAAAAGCTCACTGATCCAACTTTCCAGCACCGCAACTGAAGGAGCCTGA
- a CDS encoding Gfo/Idh/MocA family protein yields MSFAPSTRTGPVGVAVIGAGNISKQYLDNLTTFPDLKVLVIADLFVEAAEARAKEYGIPEFGAPELALNHPDVEIIVNLTIPAAHVEVATAAVNAGKHVWTEKPFSLDRESGLGLLKAADAAGIRLGTAPDTFLGAGLQTARRIIERGDIGTPLTGMTTFQTPGPESWHPNPAFLFQHGAGPLFDMGPYYLTALIQTFGSVRKVAAVGSSAKATRIIGSGPKAGEEFAVEVPTHVSAMAQFEGGQSSHSVFSFESPRLRMGFVEITGSEATLSLPDPNYFDGDLKLWRPGAEEPEIIPATGPANGRGLGVLDMARALRSGTAHRATGDLAYHVLDSMVSIAESVESGTFVDVTSNAPVSAALPEDWAPETATL; encoded by the coding sequence ATGAGCTTCGCACCCTCCACCCGTACAGGCCCGGTGGGCGTTGCCGTCATCGGCGCGGGCAACATCAGCAAGCAGTACCTGGACAACCTCACCACCTTCCCTGACCTGAAGGTCCTGGTGATCGCGGACCTCTTCGTCGAGGCCGCCGAAGCACGGGCCAAGGAATATGGGATCCCGGAGTTCGGTGCGCCCGAGCTGGCACTGAACCATCCCGACGTCGAAATCATTGTGAACCTGACCATCCCGGCAGCGCACGTGGAGGTGGCCACTGCGGCGGTCAACGCGGGCAAGCACGTCTGGACCGAGAAGCCCTTCTCGTTGGATCGCGAGTCGGGGCTGGGTCTGCTCAAGGCCGCTGATGCCGCCGGCATCCGCCTGGGCACCGCCCCGGACACGTTCCTGGGCGCAGGGTTGCAGACGGCACGCCGGATCATCGAACGTGGCGACATCGGTACCCCATTGACCGGTATGACCACGTTCCAGACTCCCGGTCCGGAGTCGTGGCATCCGAACCCGGCGTTCTTGTTCCAGCACGGTGCCGGTCCGCTGTTCGACATGGGTCCGTACTACCTGACCGCCCTGATCCAGACGTTCGGATCGGTCCGCAAGGTAGCCGCCGTCGGCTCCTCGGCGAAGGCGACCCGCATTATTGGTTCCGGTCCCAAAGCCGGCGAGGAATTCGCCGTCGAGGTCCCCACGCACGTGTCCGCGATGGCGCAGTTCGAGGGCGGGCAGTCCTCGCACAGCGTGTTCTCCTTTGAGTCGCCGCGCCTGCGGATGGGCTTCGTCGAAATCACGGGCTCGGAGGCTACGCTGTCCCTGCCGGACCCGAACTACTTCGACGGCGACCTGAAGCTCTGGCGTCCGGGCGCGGAAGAACCGGAGATCATCCCTGCCACCGGTCCGGCCAACGGCCGCGGCCTGGGTGTGCTGGACATGGCCCGCGCCTTGCGTTCCGGCACTGCGCACCGCGCCACGGGCGATCTTGCCTACCACGTGCTGGACAGCATGGTCTCGATCGCCGAGTCCGTGGAGTCGGGCACGTTCGTGGACGTCACCAGCAACGCACCTGTCTCGGCGGCCCTCCCTGAGGACTGGGCACCCGAAACAGCCACTCTCTAA
- a CDS encoding sugar phosphate isomerase/epimerase, whose protein sequence is MSYSLQLYTLRNAIQEDLPGTIKKVAEIGFTQVEPYNFVATAKELGAALKENGLTAPSGHAPLLSQDQDEIFAAAKELGITTVIDPFLPAEHWQDAETIQATAAKLNAAAKKGAEYGVRVGYHNHAWELESTIEGKTALEYFEGLLDPELVLEVDTYWVAVGGQDPVELLARLGDRVKLIHIKDGPGNTDTKAQQPAGQGTIPVLDVIAAAKSLEVGVVEFDDYSGDIFEGITESLAYLNAAAEGAKA, encoded by the coding sequence ATGTCTTACTCACTCCAGCTGTACACCCTCCGCAATGCCATCCAGGAGGACCTGCCTGGAACCATCAAGAAGGTTGCCGAGATCGGTTTTACACAGGTTGAGCCGTACAACTTCGTGGCCACCGCCAAGGAACTCGGCGCGGCGTTGAAGGAAAACGGCCTCACTGCTCCGTCCGGCCACGCACCCTTGTTGAGCCAGGACCAGGACGAGATCTTTGCCGCGGCCAAGGAACTGGGCATCACCACGGTGATCGATCCGTTCCTTCCCGCGGAGCACTGGCAGGACGCCGAGACCATTCAGGCCACGGCCGCCAAGCTCAACGCTGCAGCCAAGAAGGGTGCTGAGTATGGCGTCCGCGTGGGTTACCACAACCACGCGTGGGAGCTGGAGTCCACCATCGAGGGCAAGACCGCCCTGGAATACTTCGAAGGACTGCTGGATCCGGAACTCGTCCTCGAAGTAGACACGTACTGGGTTGCCGTTGGTGGGCAAGACCCCGTGGAACTTTTGGCCCGCCTCGGCGACCGCGTGAAGCTCATCCACATTAAGGACGGCCCGGGCAACACCGATACCAAGGCTCAGCAGCCCGCTGGCCAAGGCACCATTCCGGTCCTGGATGTCATCGCTGCTGCCAAGTCCCTGGAAGTTGGCGTGGTGGAATTCGACGACTACTCCGGCGACATCTTCGAAGGCATCACGGAAAGCCTCGCGTACCTCAACGCCGCAGCAGAAGGAGCCAAGGCATGA
- a CDS encoding carbohydrate ABC transporter permease yields MSAVLHAHPESGPALGITPTGKTRRTLSEAGMRGRWWRFALILAITAIVLVPIMVTVILALTPAPNSTTTGLTFENITGVFTKTLAGVWLQNSLVTTLSTVIVSVAVAAPAGYVLSRGRSKAVSGYSLLLFVMQSLPIITSVVPLFILFAAMGLVDNLMGLTIIYVGSTMTVATWMMAAYFDSIPISLEEASWIDGCSVFGSFTKVVLRNSLPGILSTAIFAFLLAWNDYLVAIVFLRSNEIFTLPMGVQSFFQQNLTDWSGVMALAVIMMLPPIIVFAALNKYFSVGGIGGSLAGR; encoded by the coding sequence ATGAGCGCAGTACTTCACGCCCACCCCGAATCCGGGCCCGCCCTCGGCATCACCCCCACCGGCAAAACCCGCCGCACCCTCTCCGAAGCCGGCATGCGCGGACGCTGGTGGCGGTTCGCCCTGATCCTGGCCATCACCGCGATCGTCCTGGTCCCCATCATGGTCACCGTCATCCTGGCCCTCACCCCGGCACCGAACAGCACCACCACAGGCCTGACCTTCGAAAACATCACCGGCGTCTTCACCAAAACCCTCGCCGGCGTCTGGCTCCAAAACAGCCTCGTCACCACCCTCTCCACCGTGATCGTCTCCGTCGCCGTCGCCGCACCCGCCGGTTACGTCCTCTCCCGCGGCCGATCCAAAGCCGTCTCCGGCTACTCCCTGCTGCTCTTCGTCATGCAATCCCTGCCCATCATCACCTCAGTGGTCCCCCTCTTCATCCTCTTCGCCGCCATGGGCCTGGTAGACAACCTCATGGGCCTGACCATCATCTACGTCGGCTCCACCATGACCGTGGCCACCTGGATGATGGCCGCCTACTTCGACTCCATCCCCATCAGCCTCGAAGAAGCATCCTGGATCGATGGCTGCTCCGTCTTCGGCTCCTTCACCAAAGTCGTCCTCCGCAACTCCCTCCCAGGCATCCTCTCCACCGCCATCTTCGCCTTCCTCCTAGCCTGGAACGACTACCTCGTCGCCATCGTCTTCCTCCGCTCCAACGAAATCTTCACCCTCCCCATGGGCGTCCAATCCTTCTTCCAACAAAACCTCACCGACTGGTCCGGTGTCATGGCCCTCGCCGTCATCATGATGCTCCCACCCATCATCGTCTTCGCCGCCCTCAACAAATACTTCAGCGTCGGCGGCATCGGCGGATCCCTCGCAGGCCGCTAG
- a CDS encoding carbohydrate ABC transporter permease yields MSSTTTSSGLARARKGLAPGGSGGGTGNRKSKLSAQTSRTFFWLLLPSVILLVLIHGYPLFQAGIQATHDGNLIQTGDFVGIENFQQVLSSPAFWKAAQFTLLFTIVGVFGSWAVGLGLALLLRTKIPAGGTFKVLLLLPWVVPIVVSSTAWNWLVATPESLIPSIFRNLGLGTPLFLADPTLAAVTVMIFKVWVSFPFMMMMTSAALASVDNTVYEAANMDGASRFQQFTQITLPLIARSTYISWILMTIFCVNDFPTIYLLTGGGPVDATTSLVVLAYRTVFQDFATGPGVAIAFLMTVTLVVVSVILYRQIRKSSVE; encoded by the coding sequence ATGTCTTCCACGACTACCAGCTCGGGCCTTGCCCGGGCCCGCAAGGGGCTCGCCCCCGGCGGGTCCGGCGGCGGGACCGGGAACCGCAAAAGCAAGCTGTCGGCGCAGACGTCCAGGACGTTCTTCTGGCTCCTGCTTCCCTCAGTCATCCTGCTCGTCCTGATCCATGGTTACCCGCTCTTCCAAGCCGGGATCCAGGCCACGCACGACGGTAACCTGATCCAAACCGGCGACTTCGTCGGGATCGAGAACTTCCAGCAGGTCCTGTCCTCACCGGCTTTCTGGAAAGCCGCCCAATTCACCCTGCTGTTCACCATCGTCGGCGTGTTCGGGTCCTGGGCCGTGGGCCTTGGCCTGGCCTTGTTGCTCAGGACCAAGATCCCCGCCGGGGGCACCTTCAAGGTCCTCCTCCTCCTGCCCTGGGTCGTCCCGATCGTGGTCTCCTCCACCGCCTGGAACTGGCTCGTCGCCACCCCTGAGAGCCTCATCCCGTCCATCTTCCGCAACCTCGGACTCGGAACACCCCTGTTCCTGGCAGACCCCACCCTGGCCGCCGTGACCGTCATGATCTTCAAAGTCTGGGTCTCCTTCCCCTTCATGATGATGATGACCTCCGCAGCCCTGGCCTCCGTGGACAACACCGTCTACGAAGCCGCCAACATGGACGGCGCCTCCCGGTTCCAGCAATTCACCCAAATCACCCTGCCGCTGATCGCCCGCTCCACCTACATCTCGTGGATCCTCATGACGATCTTCTGCGTCAACGACTTCCCCACCATCTACCTGCTCACCGGCGGCGGACCCGTTGACGCCACCACCTCCCTGGTCGTCCTGGCCTACCGCACCGTCTTCCAGGACTTCGCTACCGGTCCCGGCGTCGCCATCGCCTTCCTCATGACCGTCACCCTGGTAGTCGTCTCGGTCATCCTGTACCGCCAGATCCGAAAGTCGAGCGTCGAATAA
- a CDS encoding ABC transporter substrate-binding protein has product MNVQSAATRSFSRRNFLGLTAAAASVPLLAACGGGSATQGGGGGAGGTVKFWDMPWATPAYNDSAKKIAEGFAGANNAKASYQIIQWNNFYQTFSSAIASKTGPAVSTGGGFQAFQFEQQGQIAYADKVIEKLKSNGQFDDFLPGVVEPFKTDKGYVAVPWQLDIRPLWYRKSLFEKAGVAVPTDWASLLEAGKKMKGIGAVGFATGSGAGNNIGNHLMIMMMLNNGGGVFSKDGGQLDVMNDRNVEAIEFMLELVSNGIVDPAAVSYTTDNLNAQWKDGKAAYGMLTLGVPERVGDTSGDIVVASPIAGPHGDKAALIFPNNIMMYTNTPSQEASEEFVVYYLGKLKELWQQKLMNALPVFKSITEMPEFTADPNNVKIVDEYVPIAKTFAAQGTALSADLAALDGGQALNQFTQTVLTGKTDAKSALQAFESGLKSVLKK; this is encoded by the coding sequence ATGAATGTTCAGTCCGCAGCCACCCGTTCCTTCTCCCGCCGCAATTTCCTCGGCCTCACGGCAGCAGCGGCCTCGGTGCCGCTCCTGGCTGCCTGCGGCGGTGGCTCAGCCACCCAGGGCGGCGGGGGCGGCGCCGGTGGAACCGTAAAGTTCTGGGATATGCCCTGGGCTACGCCGGCCTACAACGACTCCGCCAAGAAGATCGCAGAAGGCTTCGCGGGTGCGAACAACGCCAAGGCCAGCTACCAGATCATCCAGTGGAACAACTTCTACCAGACGTTCTCCTCGGCCATCGCGTCCAAGACCGGCCCGGCAGTGTCCACCGGCGGCGGCTTCCAGGCCTTCCAGTTCGAGCAGCAGGGCCAGATCGCGTACGCGGACAAGGTCATTGAGAAGCTGAAGTCCAACGGCCAGTTCGATGACTTCCTGCCCGGCGTGGTGGAGCCGTTCAAGACGGACAAGGGCTACGTAGCGGTTCCGTGGCAGCTGGATATCCGGCCGCTCTGGTACCGCAAGTCCCTGTTCGAGAAGGCAGGCGTAGCGGTTCCCACGGACTGGGCTTCGCTTCTGGAAGCGGGCAAGAAGATGAAGGGCATAGGTGCTGTTGGCTTCGCCACGGGTTCCGGCGCTGGCAATAATATCGGCAACCACCTGATGATCATGATGATGCTGAACAACGGTGGCGGCGTCTTCAGCAAGGACGGCGGCCAGCTGGATGTCATGAACGACCGAAACGTGGAGGCCATCGAGTTCATGCTTGAGCTTGTCTCCAACGGCATCGTTGACCCTGCTGCCGTTAGCTACACCACGGACAACCTCAACGCCCAGTGGAAGGACGGCAAGGCCGCCTACGGCATGTTGACTTTGGGCGTTCCCGAGCGCGTGGGCGACACCTCCGGCGACATCGTGGTGGCGAGCCCGATCGCCGGTCCGCACGGAGACAAGGCAGCCCTGATCTTCCCGAACAACATCATGATGTACACCAACACTCCGTCCCAGGAAGCTTCCGAAGAGTTCGTGGTCTACTACCTGGGCAAGCTCAAGGAACTGTGGCAGCAAAAGCTCATGAATGCCCTGCCGGTGTTCAAGTCCATCACCGAAATGCCCGAGTTCACTGCTGACCCGAACAACGTGAAGATTGTCGATGAGTACGTCCCGATCGCCAAGACGTTCGCCGCCCAGGGAACAGCTCTCAGCGCTGATCTCGCTGCTTTGGATGGTGGGCAGGCGTTGAATCAGTTCACCCAGACCGTCCTGACAGGCAAGACTGATGCGAAGTCCGCGCTGCAAGCCTTCGAGTCCGGCCTCAAGTCAGTGCTGAAGAAGTAA
- a CDS encoding Gfo/Idh/MocA family protein yields MSSHIDVAPTLGVGILGAGPVTQAIHLPSLARLGDILTVRHIMDVDPAVAESVAARVGATHSTSIDALLGDASVDIVAICSPHQFHAAQVIAACRAGKKAVLCEKPFAMNAEEAAQISAVSEETGVPIIVGAMHTFDPGWLAASENWGDLPDNVHTIRSSIVLPPNARFEDFATEIITRPAGGAPDYSDPEVIKGALRGGIMGLAIHDLPLIRRFTPDFKDIEVLEARHVRPFGYVIPLRTPTRTIELRAAMNNTWKPEWSFEAFSDDAVLRIDFTPSYVQAGSAVATFTRGNETTIHGPFDHNGYEGEWRELAALAAGAKQPPSAQTLIDDLTFALDIADATVANVEAQHTAQHAVAEGAHA; encoded by the coding sequence TTGTCCAGCCACATAGACGTCGCCCCTACTTTGGGAGTTGGCATCCTCGGCGCCGGCCCGGTCACCCAGGCCATCCACTTGCCGTCACTCGCCCGCTTGGGCGACATCCTTACCGTCCGCCACATCATGGACGTCGACCCCGCCGTCGCTGAGTCCGTGGCCGCCCGCGTTGGTGCCACGCACAGCACCAGCATCGACGCCCTCCTGGGCGACGCCTCCGTAGACATCGTGGCCATCTGCAGCCCGCACCAGTTCCACGCCGCGCAGGTCATCGCCGCCTGCCGCGCCGGCAAGAAAGCCGTCCTCTGCGAAAAGCCATTTGCCATGAACGCCGAAGAAGCAGCGCAGATCTCCGCCGTCAGCGAAGAAACGGGAGTGCCGATCATCGTGGGCGCCATGCACACCTTCGATCCCGGCTGGCTCGCCGCAAGCGAGAACTGGGGAGACCTGCCGGACAACGTCCACACGATCCGTTCCTCGATCGTCCTGCCGCCCAACGCCCGGTTTGAGGACTTCGCCACTGAGATCATCACCCGTCCCGCCGGCGGCGCCCCGGACTACTCGGACCCCGAGGTCATCAAGGGCGCACTCCGCGGCGGGATCATGGGCCTGGCCATCCACGACCTCCCCTTGATCCGCAGGTTCACACCGGACTTCAAGGACATCGAAGTACTGGAAGCACGCCACGTCCGCCCGTTCGGCTACGTCATCCCGCTCCGCACCCCCACACGGACCATCGAGCTCCGCGCAGCCATGAACAACACATGGAAGCCGGAGTGGAGCTTCGAGGCGTTTTCCGACGACGCCGTCCTCCGCATCGACTTCACACCGTCCTACGTCCAGGCGGGTTCGGCCGTGGCGACCTTCACCCGCGGCAACGAAACCACCATTCACGGCCCCTTCGACCACAACGGCTACGAAGGTGAGTGGCGCGAACTGGCCGCATTGGCTGCAGGAGCAAAGCAACCGCCGTCTGCGCAAACCCTGATTGACGACCTGACCTTCGCGTTGGACATCGCCGATGCCACGGTGGCCAATGTCGAAGCACAGCACACAGCCCAGCACGCGGTTGCCGAAGGAGCCCACGCATGA
- a CDS encoding ROK family transcriptional regulator: MTTATGNDAGNTSVLEAGNLSRAGDLFQLLRDGQARTRAELAVTTGLARSTVASRIDALISSGLVGPAGEASSSGGRPPSRFAFNPAARVVLAVDVGATHVIVAVTDLSGSILAERRLAQEVADGPEMVLGRVISAGRELLAEAGRQIGDLAGMGIGLPGPVEHDTGRPVKPPIMPGWDGFDVVTYVQRSLPVPVLVDNDVNIMALGERTAYWPDHDNFLFIKVATGIGAGIISSGELQRGANGTAGDLGHVRVPRGDDVLCRCGNHGCLEALASGPAVARQLQAQGLEASTGADVLRLVGEGNLQAIQALRQAGRDVGDVLATVVNLLNPSMIIIGGSVGEAGEHLVAGIREVVYRRSLPLATTHLRIGISMAGDRAAILGASQMVTQHVLSPAVIEATLQATG, encoded by the coding sequence ATGACAACAGCCACCGGAAACGACGCCGGAAATACCTCCGTTCTGGAGGCTGGCAACCTTTCGCGTGCTGGCGACCTGTTCCAACTACTTCGCGACGGGCAAGCCCGCACCCGCGCCGAACTCGCAGTCACCACCGGGCTGGCCCGATCCACCGTCGCTTCCCGTATTGACGCCCTCATCAGTTCGGGTCTCGTGGGACCCGCCGGTGAGGCGAGCTCCAGCGGCGGCAGGCCGCCGTCGCGCTTTGCTTTCAACCCCGCCGCACGCGTCGTCCTCGCGGTCGACGTCGGAGCGACCCACGTGATTGTTGCCGTCACCGACCTCAGCGGCAGCATCCTCGCGGAGCGACGCCTCGCACAAGAAGTCGCCGACGGCCCCGAGATGGTCCTGGGCCGCGTCATCTCCGCGGGCCGTGAACTTTTGGCCGAGGCGGGCCGCCAAATTGGCGACCTCGCCGGCATGGGCATCGGCTTGCCCGGGCCCGTTGAACACGACACCGGGCGGCCCGTGAAGCCGCCCATCATGCCCGGGTGGGACGGATTCGACGTCGTCACGTACGTCCAGCGCTCGTTGCCCGTTCCCGTCCTGGTGGACAACGACGTCAACATCATGGCCCTCGGCGAACGCACCGCGTACTGGCCGGACCACGACAACTTCCTGTTCATCAAAGTGGCCACCGGCATCGGCGCCGGCATCATCAGCAGCGGTGAGCTGCAGCGTGGTGCCAACGGCACCGCCGGCGACCTCGGCCACGTCCGGGTGCCACGCGGCGACGACGTCCTCTGCCGATGCGGCAACCACGGGTGCCTCGAAGCGCTGGCCTCAGGTCCCGCCGTCGCGCGTCAACTGCAGGCGCAAGGCCTGGAAGCGTCCACAGGTGCCGACGTCCTCCGGCTGGTCGGCGAGGGAAACCTGCAGGCGATCCAGGCGCTGCGCCAGGCGGGCCGCGATGTTGGCGATGTGCTGGCAACCGTGGTCAACCTGCTCAATCCGTCCATGATCATCATCGGCGGCAGCGTGGGGGAGGCCGGCGAACACCTCGTGGCCGGCATCCGCGAAGTGGTGTACCGACGTTCGCTGCCGCTGGCCACCACGCACCTGCGCATCGGCATCTCCATGGCCGGTGACCGCGCGGCCATCCTGGGTGCCAGCCAGATGGTCACCCAGCACGTTCTGTCGCCGGCAGTGATTGAGGCCACGCTCCAAGCGACGGGATAA
- a CDS encoding CynX/NimT family MFS transporter has translation MSTFFAKIPRGWLILACIGLIALNMRGPFVAVAPVVDSLQQDLGFSPVELGLLTGIPVLCFSLASPLASLAGRRLGAEFAVMLTLLGVLAGVVIRSSGGSVSMMVGTVIIGVAITIGNIAVPLIIRRDFAPRRQATAMGVYTAALNIGSFLTSVATAPLAELVGWRLALAASALLSLAAILFWVPTVGARRAFIPAAVPAPPASSAGPVAGVGWLTVGLTFGFAGQAFSYYGITAWLPSFLSDELAMGTAEAGAGSSLFQIFAIVGGLGVPLLARFASTTTVAVTLSALWLTVPVGLLLSPSLWWLWSSLGGVAQGGGITVIFIAIIKFAQSQAAAGKMSAMVQGVGYCFAALAPTVVGYVHSVTDGWTVPLFVILGSVLAFCVCTTLSVRWVARQR, from the coding sequence ATGTCTACTTTCTTTGCCAAAATTCCCCGCGGTTGGCTGATCCTCGCGTGCATCGGCCTCATTGCCCTGAACATGCGCGGACCCTTCGTGGCCGTGGCTCCCGTGGTGGATTCCCTGCAGCAGGATCTCGGCTTCTCGCCGGTTGAACTCGGGCTGCTGACCGGCATTCCGGTGCTCTGTTTCTCCCTCGCGTCCCCCTTGGCCTCCCTGGCCGGACGACGCCTCGGAGCCGAATTCGCCGTGATGCTCACGCTGCTCGGCGTGCTGGCCGGGGTGGTGATCCGTTCCAGTGGCGGCAGCGTTTCGATGATGGTGGGCACGGTCATCATTGGCGTGGCCATCACCATCGGCAATATCGCAGTGCCGCTTATTATCCGGCGCGACTTTGCACCTCGGCGGCAGGCAACCGCGATGGGCGTCTATACGGCCGCGCTCAACATCGGCTCGTTCCTCACGTCGGTGGCAACTGCGCCCTTGGCTGAGCTGGTGGGGTGGAGGCTGGCCCTGGCCGCGAGCGCCTTGTTGTCGTTGGCGGCCATCCTGTTCTGGGTGCCAACCGTCGGTGCCCGACGGGCCTTTATTCCGGCAGCTGTTCCTGCGCCTCCGGCTTCCAGCGCCGGGCCTGTTGCGGGTGTGGGCTGGCTGACTGTGGGCCTGACCTTCGGTTTCGCTGGCCAGGCCTTCTCCTACTACGGCATCACCGCGTGGCTGCCCAGTTTCCTCTCCGATGAACTCGCCATGGGCACCGCCGAAGCCGGTGCGGGGTCCTCGCTGTTCCAGATCTTCGCGATCGTGGGCGGTCTGGGCGTGCCGCTTCTGGCCCGCTTCGCCAGTACGACGACGGTGGCGGTCACCTTGAGCGCGCTGTGGCTGACAGTTCCCGTGGGCTTGCTGCTCTCGCCTTCGCTGTGGTGGTTGTGGTCCTCGCTGGGCGGTGTTGCCCAAGGCGGTGGCATCACGGTGATCTTCATTGCCATCATCAAGTTCGCGCAATCCCAGGCCGCTGCCGGGAAGATGTCCGCGATGGTGCAGGGGGTGGGTTACTGCTTTGCTGCGTTGGCGCCGACTGTTGTGGGATACGTGCACAGTGTGACCGACGGCTGGACTGTCCCGCTCTTCGTGATCCTCGGCTCGGTGCTCGCGTTCTGCGTCTGCACCACGTTGTCCGTGCGCTGGGTGGCCCGGCAGCGCTAG